Proteins from a genomic interval of Macrobrachium nipponense isolate FS-2020 chromosome 28, ASM1510439v2, whole genome shotgun sequence:
- the LOC135201458 gene encoding kynurenine aminotransferase-like: MFNLARQAVVRRAGVQSCIVSPFLNLTNNSFLGSSSPILQTVSIPQPNLSHNMSGVAAPPPVALKTKGIEKSVWVEFIQLALEVKPLNLGQGFPDFAAPETVRKALAEATLSETNVLLNQYTRGFGHPRLVAALCKLYSKLVGRELNALTEVLVTAGAYEALFVAIMGLVNPGDEVIIIEPFFDCYVPQVKLAGGTPVFVPLRPKKTEGVTSSGDWVLDPDELASAFNEKTKAIIVNTPNNPLGKVYKEEELMMIANLCKKHNAIAIMDEVYEWMTYTGQKHVRMATLPDMWERTVTIGSAGKTFSVTGWKTGWAYGPANLMKGLQVIHQHSVYTCTTPVQEAVAQGFEIEIERFGTPDCYFLSLPAELEVKRDNVVRILTEAGLSPIVPEGGYFIIADTRSISSKIDIGGDPNERKDFRFVKWLSRNRKLQGIPPSAFYSPEHGDIGENYIRFCFIKEDANLEKAGEILLQLKKDIDAGQV, translated from the exons ATGTTTAATTTGGCTCGACAGGCAGTTGTAAGAAGAGCAGGTGTTCAGTCTTGCATTGTCTCCCCATTTTTAAATCTTACCAATAACTCATTTTTGGGGTCATCATCACCCATTCTTCAGACAGTCAGCATTCCACAACCCAACCTGTCTCACAACATGTCTGGTGTAGCTGCTCCCCCTCCTGTTGCGCTCAAGACCAAAGGAATTGAAAAGAGTGTTTG GGTTGAATTCATCCAGTTAGCATTGGAAGTAAAGCCCCTCAACCTTGGTCAGGGATTCCCTGACTTTGCTGCACCAGAAACTGTTAGAAAAGCTCTTGCAGAGGCAACCCTCAGCGAGACTAATGTCCTCTTGAATCAGTACACTCGAGGCTTT GGTCATCCTCGCTTGGTGGCTGCTTTGTGTAAACTGTACTCAAAGTTAGTTGGAAGAGAATTGAATGCACTGACAGAAGTGTTGGTAACAGCTGGTGCATATGAAGCTCTTTTTGTAGCTATTATGG GCCTAGTAAATCCAGGGGATGAAGTCATCATCATAGAGCCATTCTTTGATTGTTATGTACCTCAGGTCAAGTTAGCTGGTGGGACACCTGTGTTTGTTCCACTTCGTCCA AAAAAGACTGAGGGTGTTACTTCTTCCGGTGACTGGGTCTTAGATCCTGATGAGCTTGCAAGTGCATTTAATGAGAAGACTAAAGCTATTATTGTAAATACTCCAAACAATCCCTTAGGGAAG GTTTATAAGGAAGAAGAACTAATGATGATTGCCAACCTTTGTAAGAAGCACAATGCCATTGCCATCATGGACGAAGTATATGAATGGATGACTTACACAGGTCAAAAGCACGTCCGAATGG CCACCTTGCCTGACATGTGGGAACGCACTGTCACAATTGGGTCTGCTGGTAAGACATTCTCTGTGACTGGCTGGAAAACTGGGTGGGCCTATGGACCTGCTAACCTGATGAAAGGCCTTCAAGTAATTCACCAGCATTCTGTTTACACTTGCACAACACCTGTTCAG gAGGCTGTAGCACAAGGATTTGAAATTGAGATTGAAAGGTTTGGTACTCCCGACTGTTATTTTCTGTCCTTGCCAGCTGAGTTGGAAGTAAAGAGGGACAACGTTGTCAGAATTCTTACAGAAGCAGGTCTCAGTCCTATTGTTCCTGAAGGAGGTTACTTCATTATTGCTGATACAAGATCCATTT cGAGCAAGATTGACATTGGAGGAGATCCCAATGAGAGAAAGGACTTTCGCTTTGTGAAATGGCTCTCTCGTAATCGCAAGCTTCAAGGTATCCCTCCATCTGCTTTCTATTCTCCAGAACATGGTGACATTGGGGAAAATTACATTCGATTCTGCTTCATCAAG